One part of the Coffea eugenioides isolate CCC68of chromosome 10, Ceug_1.0, whole genome shotgun sequence genome encodes these proteins:
- the LOC113749368 gene encoding 5'-adenylylsulfate reductase-like 4, whose product MAIFKVLGAGLTLLFLFGRVTASDTIRVPSASSFCPLISIKDSILGSQDHADACPVDGIEPLHITGVIEGDEASLQRALNMIHGNKHDYVILLFYASWCPFSGTFRPTFSILASLFPSLPHFAIEESAVKPSTLSKFGVHGFPTIFLLNSTLRVRYHGSRTRESLITFYEDVTGIKTASLSGLSLDKIECSSDHQKHNSSDPESCPFPWARSPENLLRQETYLALATAFVLMRLLYVFFPALHRSGQLAWRRYISNTRLRNLWEHPLVCLNRAKQLLNSLKEPCKRSNLQEGAMNAKAWASKSLASVSFGDSSTSRVVPVS is encoded by the exons ATGGCGATCTTTAAGGTCTTGGGAGCTGGGTTGACTCTGTTATTTCTGTTCGGGAGGGTAACGGCCTCGGATACTATTAGGGTTCCGTCAGCCTCATCCTTTTGTCCGTTAATCTCCATCAAAGATTCCATTTTGGGGTCCCAAGATCATGCTGATGCATGCCCTGTAGATGGGATCGAGCCTTTGCACATCACTGGAGTAATTGAG GGGGATGAGGCCTCATTGCAGAGGGCACTGAACATGATTCATGGTAATAAACATGATTATGTTATTCTGCTCTTCTATGCATCTTGGTGTCCTTTCTCTGGAACTTTTAGACCAACCTTTTCCATCCTAGCTTCCTTGTTTCCCTCGCTTCCTCATTTTGCAATTGAAGAATCAGCTGTCAAGCCGAG CACTCTATCGAAGTTTGGAGTACATGGGTTCccaacaattttccttttgaattCTACTCTGCGTGTTCGGTATCATGGTTCTCGAACACGTGAGTCTCTCATCACTTTTTATGAAGATGTGACTG GCATCAAGACAGCATCATTGAGCGGATTATCTCTGGACAAGATTGAATGCTCATCAGATCATCAGAAACACAACAGCAGTGATCCGGAAAGTTGCCCATTCCCATGGGCTAGATCTCCTGAGAATTTGCTTCGGCAGGAGACTTATTTGGCCTTGGCCACTGCATTTGTGCTTATGAGGCTGCTCTATGTCTTTTTCCCAGCCCTGCATAGATCCGGCCAGTTAGCCTGGAGAAGGTATATTTCAAACACGAGGTTAAGGAATCTGTGGGAGCACCCGCTGGTGTGCCTCAACCGAGCAAAACAGTTGTTAAATTCCTTAAAGGAGCCATGCAAGAGAAGCAATTTGCAGGAAGGAGCTATGAATGCCAAGGCCTGGGCTTCCAAGTCTTTGGCTTCTGTTTCATTTGGAGATAGTAGCACTAGCAGGGTTGTACCAGTAAGTTGA
- the LOC113749366 gene encoding uncharacterized protein LOC113749366, which yields MASATVDSTTAAATAITEPPLQVDSIPTVDLHLLSQSELYSLSLCSPSSFDPLRGDDVVVPKIDRSVFNESAGSRKQTYSRLRLAPASAATSASSIRRRTPHLRHTSNLPYQYLDTDPDKDENQQILALLKQLFGLDSSICVSDDRNEELVPIRVDYSHSLPQFTNDSHLVLQLANVGVTGQKRKRGRPRKNENATVLVENKVESQSNNDNLVGTMSNAIVVYQNENVEDKDKEILNRDGFEVDLVALAAMEDPYGVELRRRTEGMETEEALLEFLRCLNGQWGSRRKKKRIVDASEFGSALPRGWALLLSVKKKDGRAWLFCRRYISPNGRQFVSCKEISSYLLSLRGIQVANQLTSNQINAEQTANNTVFVNTVGEATVDKKIGVNPVCQISPAVASTPGNFVVEVTLNTGEDMPGVQVGEVLHCDKCEMTFIAQDDLLQHQSCHRRRRSKNGESVTDGVIIRDGKFECQICHKTFLERHRYNGHMGAHVRNQVKFSDQNRATNVKDSLGTGTFDVIPPGSLGKTSDALESYIATGNPWANADHVLNTYSLHCSDKQHGDRNESNDMVRKVDKAIDVDVLKHNLPSNSQAGLHNNGNNDFCGTAEGSSAIKGVAIGNEAGVKMPHSESCRPAVLDKIPGRIDKTVTGPSVDMEEPKVQVDAGIDFLENVDIGLDDGHLSHKVIEIRLVGNKYDADESNVFDKKHDGLDVTSGIGHLQHSEAKDHLCRNDDNLDGKLICNVFGSKQDTSSDYMAPCVDKEKCYDNVLNYTRPSPSSMVVGQEDNRIYPLVGKESHSAVELTKDSPTGLQEERNIGTCTVPPSWNEQVNFIEKYNDEVSTCFLEGHEQPKDSGSSLPSISSFQENCGVPLYSNRISARQMWEPKVNDVQNVRNNGLFPFSCSSDPMNMDSITSSKNGRRPEFRSFFPSASAGDNIDDVHNNLSEQSGKPPSGSVLLTQSFTAEASQQPYDMNKIFAPQVDECKLTDTGYSKFKDLSLASDSQPYSKNVQLEGFPAENFDIQSGIKQVSGVQSNLNNTAHNGPDNHREARAFGIDLHGPAFGDQTCDFDNRFNMIYQGKVWEGPKIDDVENSGNKFIIGFDGGNTQPVEDVMSGSIWRTGEGNFLQTGLANTSTPLEESSNSFRNFDIISQKGDRLFGVNQNYEGGTGFEGLRLGRSNPVEYSFMTAQSSNSIPGENKGFSYDVNTGQQYDSSFWLGKDALMPNVTGQNPVPTFCVWCRNEFYQEEPVPSGAEAGAIGSMCPACSSKISQRFNVL from the exons ATGGCTTCCGCCACTGTGGATTCCACCACCGCCGCCGCCACAGCCATCACAGAACCGCCACTCCAAGTAGATTCCATACCAACGGTAGATCTCCACCTCCTCTCTCAATCTGAACTCTACTCTCTTTCCCTCTGTTCCCCTTCGAGTTTCGACCCTCTCCGTGGCGATGACGTCGTTGTTCCCAAAATTGACCGTTCTGTCTTCAATGAGTCGGCCGGTTCTCGCAAACAGACCTACTCCCGCCTCCGGCTCGCCCCGGCTTCCGCCGCGACCTCCGCCTCCTCCATCCGCCGCCGCACGCCTCACCTCCGCCACACCAGCAATCTCCCTTACCAGTATCTGGATACCGACCCGGATAAAGACGAAAACCAACAGATTCTTGCCCTATTGAAGCAGCTTTTTGGATTGGATAGTAGTATTTGTGTGAGTGATGATAGAAATGAGGAATTAGTCCCTATCCGGGTTGATTATTCGCATTCCCTGCCTCAGTTCACGAATGATTCGCATTTGGTGCTGCAATTAGCCAATGTAGGGGTTACAGGACAGAAAAGGAAGCGTGGGCGGCCAAGAAAGAATGAAAATGCCACCGTTCTGGTTGAAAACAAGGTGGAGAGTCAATCTAATAATGACAATTTAGTTGGTACAATGAGTAATGCGATTGTGGTGTATCAGAATGAGAATGTGGAGGATAAGGATAAGGAAATATTGAATAGGGATGGATTTGAGGTGGATTTGGTGGCACTAGCGGCAATGGAGGATCCGTATGGGGTGGAATTGAGGCGTAGGACTGAAGGGATGGAGACTGAGGAGGCATTATTGGAGTTCTTGAGATGCTTGAATGGGCAATGGGGAAgtaggaggaaaaaaaagaggattgTGGATGCGAGCGAGTTTGGAAGTGCATTGCCCAGAGGTTGGGCGCTTTTGCTTTCTGTCAAGAAGAAGGATGGCCGTGCGTGGTTGTTTTGTCGCCGTTATATAAG CCCTAATGGACGGCAGTTTGTGTCATGCAAGGAAATTTCTTCATATTTGCTATCTCTTCGTGGCATTCAAGTTGCAAATCAGCTTACAAGCAATCAAATCAATGCTGAGCAGACTGCTAACAACACGGTTTTTGTCAAC ACTGTAGGTGAGGCTACTGTAGATAAGAAGATTGGGGTGAACCCTGTATGCCAAATATCACCAGCTGTTGCCTCTACACCTGGTAACTTTGTGGTTGAAGTTACTCTGAACACTGGGGAGGACATGCCAGGAGTTCAAGTGGGAGAGGTTTTACATTGTGACAAGTGTGAAATGACTTTTATTGCACAGGATGACCTTTTGCAACACCAGTCATGTCATCGCAGAAGGAGATCAAAAAATGGTGAATCTGTCACTGATGGAGTAATAATTAGAGATGGTAAATTTGAATGTCAGATCTGCCATAAGACATTTCTTGAAAGACATCGTTACAATGGCCATATGGGAGCCCATGTGAGGAACCAAGTTAAATTTTCTGATCAAAATCGAGCTACTAATGTGAAAGATTCTCTTGGCACTGGGACTTTTGATGTTATTCCTCCTGGTTCTTTGGGGAAAACTTCAGATGCTCTAGAAAGCTACATTGCTACTGGAAATCCATGGGCAAATGCTGATCATGTGCTGAATACTTATTCACTTCATTGTAGTGATAAGCAGCATGGAGATCGGAACGAGTCTAATGATATGGTGCGAAAAGTTGACAAGGCTATTGATGTGGATGTCTTGAAACACAACTTACCTTCAAATTCTCAAGCTGGTTTACATAATAATGGAAACAATGATTTCTGTGGAACAGCTGAAGGTTCTAGTGCCATCAAGGGGGTTGCCATCGGAAATGAAGCTGGTGTTAAGATGCCCCATTCTGAGAGCTGTAGACCTGCTGTATTGGATAAAATACCAGGTAGAATTGATAAAACTGTAACAGGGCCGTCTGTTGACATGGAGGAGCCCAAAGTGCAAGTAGATGCTGGGattgattttcttgaaaatgttgatattGGTTTGGATGATGGTCATTTATCTCACAAGGTGATTGAAATTAGACTCGTGGGCAATAAATATGATGCTGATGAATCAAATGTTTTTGACAAGAAACATGATGGGCTAGATGTAACTAGTGGGATTGGACACCTGCAGCATAGTGAAGCCAAAGACcatttatgcaggaatgatgataatttggatggaaaattaaTCTGTAATGTTTTCGGATCTAAACAAGATACATCTTCTGATTACATGGCCCCATGTGTTGATAAGGAAAAATGCTATGACAATGTTTTGAATTATACTCGGCCAAGCCCTAGCTCAATGGTAGTTGGACAGGAAGATAATAGAATCTATCCATTGGTAGGCAAGGAGAGTCATAGTGCTGTCGAGTTGACAAAGGATTCTCCAACTGGCCTCCAGGAAGAAAGGAATATTGGTACTTGTACTGTTCCTCCATCTTGGAATGAGCAAGTTAATTTTATTGAAAAGTACAACGATGAAGTTTCTACTTGCTTTTTAGAGGGCCATGAGCAGCCAAAAGATTCCGGAAGCAGCTTACCATCTATATCTTCTTTTCAGGAGAACTGTGGTGTCCCATTGTATTCTAACAGGATTTCAGCAAGGCAGATGTGGGAGCCTAAAGTAAATGATGTCCAAAATGTCAGGAATAATGGTTTGTTTCCTTTCAGCTGCAGTAGTGATCCAATGAATATGGATTCCATAACTAGCAGTAAGAATGGGAGAAGACCTGAATTTCGTTCATTTTTTCCATCCGCAAGTGCTGGAGATAACATAGACGATGTTCACAATAATCTATCTGAACAAAGTGGAAAGCCGCCATCTGGAAGTGTTTTACTTACTCAGTCCTTCACTGCTGAAGCCTCTCAGCAGCCTTATGATATGAATAAGATCTTTGCCCCTCAAGTCGATGAGTGCAAACTTACTGATACTGGATACTCCAAATTCAAGGACCTTTCTCTTGCTTCTGACAGTCAGCCATATAGTAAAAATGTTCAGCTGGAAGGGTTCCCTGCAGAGAATTTTGACATCCAATCTGGTATCAAGCAAGTGTCTGGTGTTCAGAGTAACTTGAATAATACTGCCCATAATGGTCCGGATAATCACAGAGAAGCTAGAGCTTTTGGGATTGATTTACATGGTCCAGCTTTTGGTGACCAAACATGTGATTTTGATAATAGATTTAACATGATTTACCAAGGCAAGGTTTGGGAGGGCCCAAAAATAGACGATGTTGAAAATTCTGGCAACAAGTTCATTATTGGTTTTGATGGTGGCAATACCCAGCCTGTTGAGGATGTTATGTCTGGCAGCATCTGGAGAACTGGAGAAGGAAATTTCTTGCAAACGGGTTTAGCCAATACTTCAACCCCATTAgaagaatcatcaaattcctTTCGGAACTTTGATATTATATCTCAAAAG GGTGACAGACTCTTTGGAGTGAACCAGAACTACGAGGGGGGCACTGGCTTTGAAGGGTTGAGATTAGGAAGAAGTAACCCGGTGGAGTACAGTTTTATGACAGCTCAAAGTTCAAATTCTATTCCTGGAGAAAACAAGGGTTTCTCATATGATGTGAATACAGGGCAACAGTATGATTCCTCATTTTGGCTAGGAAAGGATGCATTGATGCCTAATGTAACTGGTCAGAATCCGGTCCCTACTTTTTGTGTCTGGTGTAGGAATGAGTTCTATCAGGAGGAGCCTGTGCCTTCAGGAGCAGAGGCAGGTGCAATTGGCTCTATGTGTCCAGCATGTAGTTCTAAGATTTCTCAGCGATTCAATGTTTTGTAG
- the LOC113750294 gene encoding protein WHAT'S THIS FACTOR 1 homolog, chloroplastic: PLGHHRPLHIKPPCHGVTTTSHQHKTLPPPPHDTNSAAHDPLATPSFHPHTTTKTTHSKLPPFKTLLNPYSKPHIFSLFNSRHFSTSFLVTKTPKKFKKKRKKKESPRTKLVQTQPNLSPHLENILHRDAHFRFLTKTKEYLSKQPQQVLLLDEAGKLHQQLGFPRGRKVSKFIQNHPLLFDVYRHTDNKMWIGFSEFMEGLLLEERKIMDQMEVERVNVVRKLLMLSVNKRIPLSKIHHNRLLFGIPDDFRDRVVKFPEHFKVVVEEDGKRVLELVNWDPTLAVSALQKEFMIDEDKVKKAFKFAVKHGKALDLDEDDERKLNMLNTLPLVSPYSDGSKFDLWTLEAEKYRVGVIHEFLSLTLEKRAYIHNIVEFKEEFSLTKHTYQMLLKQPRTFYLAGTEMNWCVFLKDAYGEDGVLIKKDPQLVFNEKLYRCAEMKDLGSSDDGSKK; encoded by the coding sequence CCATTGGGACACCATAGACCATTGCACATCAAACCACCCTGTCACGGTGTCACCACCACCTCACACCAGCACAAAACCCTCCCGCCGCCGCCACATGACACCAATTCCGCCGCCCATGACCCTCTGGCAACACCTTCTTTCCACCCTCACACCACTACTAAAACAACCCACTCCAAACTTCCTCCCTTCAAAACCCTCCTAAACCCCTACTCAAAACCTCACATATTTTCTCTCTTCAACTCCCGCCATTTCTCCACCTCATTTCTAGTAACAAAAACCcccaaaaaattcaagaaaaaacgcaagaaaaaagaaagcccGCGAACCAAACTTGTTCAAACCCAGCCAAACCTCAGCCCCCACCTGGAAAACATCCTCCACCGCGATGCCCACTTCAGATTTTTAACAAAAACCAAAGAATATCTCTCCAAACAACCCCAACAAGTCCTCCTCCTCGACGAGGCAGGAAAACTACACCAGCAACTGGGCTTCCCCCGCGGCCGAAAAGTCtcgaaatttatccaaaatcaCCCTTTACTTTTCGATGTTTACCGCCACACGGATAATAAAATGTGGATTGGTTTTAGTGAATTTATGGAGGGACTGTTGCTCGAGGAGCGCAAAATCATGGATCAAATGGAAGTTGAGAGAGTGAATGTGGTCAGAAAATTGTTGATGCTGTCGGTTAATAAGAGGATCCCCCTgagtaaaattcatcataacaGGCTTTTGTTTGGGATCCCGGATGATTTTCGAGATAGAGTGGTGAAGTTTCCCGAGCACTTTAAGGTTGTTGTTGAGGAAGATGGTAAAAGGGTGCTTGAACTTGTGAATTGGGATCCTACATTGGCAGTTAGTGCGTTGCAGAAGGAGTTTATGATAGATGAGGATAAGGTTAAGAAGGCGTTTAAATTCGCGGTGAAACATGGGAAGGCATTGGATTTAGATGAGGATGATGAGAGGAAGTTGAATATGTTGAATACTTTGCCATTGGTATCACCTTATTCCGATGGGAGTAAGTTTGATTTATGGACTTTGGAGGCTGAGAAGTATAGGGTTGGAGTGATTCATGAGTTCTTGAGCTTGACATTGGAGAAGAGGGCTTATATACATAACATTGTGGAGTTTAAGGAGGAGTTTAGTCTAACTAAACATACTTATCAGATGCTTCTGAAGCAGCCGAGAACATTTTATTTGGCTGGGACAGAGATGAATTGGTGTGTTTTTCTGAAGGATGCTTATGGGGAGGATGGTGTATTGATCAAGAAGGATCCCCAGTTGGTATTCAATGAGAAGTTGTATAGATGTgcagaaatgaaagatttgggatCAAGTGATGATGGGAGTAAGAAATGA
- the LOC113749367 gene encoding uncharacterized protein LOC113749367, whose translation MAWRIFFCGLVGSSKKVKGGNKSPETADNGKGLKTLHVKIEAPSKSSENDQVRSTSFNLPVPFAVPGAARCKVKVMNHESPVGRETEDVAYEGEDEDDENLSMRRENSDLDLQAHAGCSNEEADRLVKEMNLYNTFGTDLSNQCERTEKDIEAREISKSGHLSDPGIGKAAFWASPKLVRSCSDLGTRGMLNKVAAQFPPTKAQSYEELQKLAEKLNEEVLQVNPASPLSVRTRCSADRVILKKHSSSKILPSRSRKLWWKLFLWSHRNLHRVEVSRPPPLLLNPALNQQGGYCSDTLEPTRAVDLSKVESPNLFTEERLKNVICDNDDQRWDGFHGVSGLLPQNQWVAFPGESSTMARADEWPLNQWVDFPGASSRMSRVDEWVKGLLVQTPVPVEKDDQTEDKTDLVGTPEAGRSPRRSSSPVLLHPTFNVPEEIAHANSVIQSLNSSSKVAHIVGIGLKVVPHLSSFNSLRSVNLSGNLIVHVAPGSLPKGLHTLNLSKNKISTIDGLRELTRLRVLDLSYNRISRIGQGLSNCTLIKELYLAGNKISDVEGLHRLLKLTVLDLSFNKITTSKALGQLVANYNSLLALNLLGNPIQTNIGDDQLRKTVCSILSKLAFLNKQPINPQKAREVGKEGIAKVALGNSSWSSRKKAARKVTQGGSSSSGVHRSSASVAYKNRHKSKSRIQSHPTTKAK comes from the exons ATGGCTTGGCGCATTTTCTTTTGTGGGCTTGTTGGGAGTTCTAAGAAAGTTAAG GGAGGAAATAAATCTCCAGAAACAGCTGATAATGGAAAGGGACTTAAAACTTTACATGTAAAGATCGAGGCACCCTCTAAATCTTCTGAAAATGACCAGGTGAGATCAACTTCTTTCAACCTTCCAGTACCTTTTGCCGTTCCTGGAGCTGCGAGGTGTAAGGTCAAGGTAATGAATCATGAGAGTCCTGTTGGGAGAGAAACTGAAGATGTAGCTTATGAGGGGGAAGATGAGGATGACGAAAATTTGTCGATGAGGCGGGAAAACTCTGATCTTGATCTTCAAGCTCATGCTGGCTGCTCAAATGAAGAGGCTGATCGACTTGTTAAAGAGATGAATCTTTACAACACTTTTGGCACAGATTTGAGCAACCAGTGTGAGAGAACTGAAAAAGATATAGAGGCTAGGGAGATTTCAAAAAGTGGACACCTAAGTGATCCAGGAATTGGTAAAGCTGCGTTTTGGGCTTCCCCGAAGCTTGTGCGGTCCTGCTCTGACTTGGGAACTAGGGGTATGCTCAACAAAGTGGCTGCACAGTTTCCTCCTACAAAAGCTCAATCTTATGAAGAATTGCAAAAATTAGCTGAGAAATTGAACGAAGAAGTTCTTCAAGTGAATCCAGCAAGTCCACTTTCTGTGAGGACACGTTGTAGTGCTGACAGGGTGATCCTGAAGAAGCATTCATCAAGTAAAATACTACCTTCTAGAAGTCGAAAATTGTGGTGGAAACTGTTCCTTTGGAGCCATAGGAATCTCCACAGAGTAGAGGTTTCTAGACCACCTCCACTTTTGTTAAATCCGGCCTTGAACCAGCAAGGAGGCTACTGTTCAGATACTCTAGAACCAACGAGAGCTGTAGACTTGAGCAAAGTGGAATCACCTAATTTGTTTACTGAAGAGCGGTTGAAAAATGTCATCTGTGACAATGACGACCAGAGGTGGGATGGCTTTCATGGAGTCTCTGGTTTGTTGCCACAAAATCAGTGGGTTGCTTTCCCTGGGGAATCTTCCACGATGGCAAGAGCGGATGAGTGGCCACTGAATCAATGGGTTGATTTCCCTGGGGCGTCTTCCAGGATGTCAAGAGTTGATGAATGGGTGAAAGGGCTTTTGGTGCAAACTCCTGTCCCAGTTGAGAAAGATGATCAAACTGAAGATAAAACTGATCTCGTAGGCACTCCAGAAGCTGGAAGATCACCAAGGAGGAGTTCATCTCCTGTGCTCCTGCATCCAACTTTTAACGTCCCAGAGGAGATCGCGCATGCCAACAGTGTCATACAATCTCTGAACTCTTCCTCAAAAGTTGCTCATATTGTGGGAATTGGACTAAAAGTGGTTCCCCACCTCTCGAGCTTCAATAGTCTTCGATCTGTTAACTTATCTGGCAACTTAATAG TTCATGTAGCTCCAGGGTCACTGCCAAAGGGTCTCCATACTCTCAACTTGTCCAAAAACAAGATCAGCACAATTGATGGTCTTAGAGAATTAACCCGATTGCGGGTGCTTGATTTGAGTTACAACCGAATCTCAAGAATTGGGCAAG GTTTGTCAAATTGTACGCTTATCAAGGAGCTCTATCTTGCTGGAAACAAGATAAGTGATGTGGAGGGACTGCATAGGCTCTTGAAGCTGACAGTTCTGGACTTGAGCTTCAACAAGATAACTACATCAAAAGCACTTGGCCAGCTTGTGGCCAATTACAACTCCCTGCTAGCTTTAAATCTACTAGGAAATCCAATTCAGACTAATATTGGTGATGATCAGCTACGGAAAACTGTCTGCAGTATTCTCTCAAAGTTAGCTTTTCTCAACAAGCAGCCTATCAATCCTCAAAAAGCACGGGAGGTAGGCAAAGAAGGCATTGCTAAAGTTGCACTCGGCAACAGCAGTTGGAGTTCTCGTAAAAAAGCAGCAAGGAAAGTGACCCAAGGGGGTTCATCTTCCTCTGGTGTTCATAGGAGCAGTGCAAGTGTTGCGTATAAAAACAGGCACAAGTCAAAAAGCCGCATACAGTCTCATCCTACCACAAAGGCCAAGTGA